In one window of Bdellovibrio bacteriovorus W DNA:
- a CDS encoding acetyltransferase (COG0454 Histone acetyltransferase HPA2 and related acetyltransferases) — MIEVKFIKSSDTHALRHRILKPTRPFEECSFAEDDLESTFHVGVFENGELLTIATFIQDDFKELYAGSAYRLRGMATDSSAQGKGFGKQALLFGIQKLSEMKVEFLWCNARVNAFPFYESLDFKYHGPIFEIVNTGPHKVMYKFL, encoded by the coding sequence ATGATAGAAGTTAAGTTTATTAAAAGTTCCGATACTCATGCTTTAAGACATCGCATCTTAAAACCCACACGGCCCTTTGAGGAATGCTCCTTTGCAGAAGACGATTTGGAATCTACGTTTCACGTAGGTGTTTTTGAAAATGGAGAACTCCTAACCATCGCCACCTTCATACAAGATGATTTCAAAGAACTCTATGCCGGGAGTGCCTATCGCCTGCGCGGTATGGCCACCGACTCTTCCGCACAAGGTAAAGGTTTTGGAAAACAAGCTCTTCTTTTTGGAATCCAAAAACTCTCTGAAATGAAGGTCGAGTTTTTGTGGTGCAATGCCCGTGTAAATGCTTTCCCATTCTACGAATCTTTAGATTTCAAATATCACGGGCCTATTTTTGAAATCGTCAATACTGGTCCCCATAAAGTCATGTACAAGTTTCTATAG
- a CDS encoding major facilitator superfamily MFS_1 (COG0477 Permeases of the major facilitator superfamily), with product MAKKNILKDLFSKNMLIILLLGFSSGLPLLLTGGTLKTWLAREHVDISTIGYFSWVGMAYSLKFLWAPLLDRFTLFKAGRRRSWMLTTQVLLMGSIYYLGTLNPLHNLSLMALIAVLIAFFSATQDIAIDAYRRELLSNEELGLGSSLNIYGYRIALLISGGAGIGLVGSEFWPITWGQLYYVMAACMLVGFVTTLLAPEPKVDTPPPRSLKEAIINPFAEFIQRPGAWFILAFVFMFKLGDALSGSLLNPFYVEMGFSNADIGLIAKTFGLASSLVGLFFGGLAIYYIGIYRSLWIFGILQALSTAAFALIPYVGPQTWALAVVVIFEDVSSGMGSAAFVAFLAALSNKKYTATQYAILSSIATLGRNFFSGFSGDMVKTLGWPMFFYACALIAIPGLIMLIRMRKYQTEEPQA from the coding sequence ATGGCAAAAAAGAATATTTTAAAAGATCTTTTCAGCAAAAATATGCTGATCATCCTCTTGTTAGGCTTCTCAAGTGGCCTGCCACTTTTGCTAACAGGCGGAACTCTGAAGACTTGGCTTGCGCGCGAACACGTCGACATTAGCACCATTGGCTATTTTAGTTGGGTGGGAATGGCCTATTCACTGAAGTTTCTCTGGGCCCCCCTTCTTGATCGTTTTACTTTGTTCAAAGCAGGCCGTCGCCGCAGTTGGATGCTTACGACCCAAGTTCTTTTAATGGGTTCGATTTATTATCTTGGCACCCTCAATCCTCTGCACAATCTTTCTTTAATGGCCTTGATCGCCGTCCTTATTGCCTTCTTCAGCGCGACTCAAGATATTGCCATCGATGCCTATCGTAGAGAATTACTTTCAAACGAGGAATTGGGTCTCGGCTCTTCCTTAAATATCTACGGTTACCGAATTGCCCTGCTCATTTCAGGGGGCGCGGGGATTGGCCTTGTCGGCTCGGAGTTCTGGCCGATCACTTGGGGTCAGCTCTACTACGTGATGGCAGCGTGTATGCTCGTAGGATTTGTTACCACTCTGCTCGCACCCGAACCGAAAGTGGATACTCCTCCACCGCGCAGTTTAAAAGAAGCCATCATAAATCCATTCGCAGAGTTTATACAGCGTCCTGGCGCATGGTTTATTCTCGCATTTGTTTTCATGTTTAAGCTGGGCGATGCCCTTTCCGGTTCTCTCTTAAATCCTTTTTATGTAGAGATGGGATTTTCCAATGCTGATATCGGTTTGATAGCTAAAACCTTTGGGTTGGCTTCAAGTCTTGTGGGTCTCTTCTTCGGAGGGCTTGCGATTTATTACATCGGTATTTATCGCTCTCTATGGATCTTTGGAATTCTTCAGGCACTTTCAACCGCCGCCTTTGCTTTGATTCCCTATGTGGGCCCCCAAACCTGGGCTCTGGCCGTCGTAGTCATCTTTGAAGATGTCAGTTCAGGGATGGGAAGTGCTGCCTTTGTGGCGTTCTTAGCAGCTTTAAGTAATAAGAAATACACAGCGACTCAATACGCGATTCTTTCAAGCATTGCGACGTTAGGAAGAAACTTCTTCTCTGGATTTAGCGGTGATATGGTGAAAACGTTGGGATGGCCGATGTTCTTTTACGCCTGCGCCCTGATTGCAATCCCCGGCTTAATAATGCTCATTCGCATGAGAAAATATCAAACCGAGGAACCTCAAGCTTAA
- a CDS encoding glutamine-transport ATP-binding protein ABC transporter GlnQ (COG1136 ABC-type antimicrobial peptide transport system, ATPase component): MSIVHGSHILIKGQSGCGKTTFLHLLAGLFSPSQGSVRIGEHDLSQMGDGELCHFRRESLGVIFQKLNILDHLTVEENIFLVSKSTDVLKKVQLADRKKDRCSYLSLGEQQRVAVARVLAQAPPIVLADEPTSSLDQVNAEFVMKALKECAQGKTLIVVSHDERIEKYFDQVIDFKELNQ, translated from the coding sequence ATGAGTATCGTCCACGGAAGCCATATTTTGATTAAGGGACAAAGTGGTTGCGGAAAAACCACATTCTTGCACTTGCTGGCGGGCCTTTTTTCACCTTCTCAGGGAAGCGTTAGAATTGGTGAGCACGATCTAAGTCAAATGGGTGATGGTGAACTTTGTCATTTCCGTCGCGAAAGCTTGGGCGTCATTTTTCAAAAACTCAATATCCTTGATCATCTGACCGTTGAAGAAAATATCTTCCTAGTTAGTAAAAGTACGGATGTTCTAAAAAAAGTTCAGTTAGCAGACCGTAAGAAAGATCGTTGCTCTTACTTGTCTCTCGGAGAACAGCAAAGAGTTGCAGTCGCTCGAGTTCTAGCGCAAGCACCGCCGATTGTCTTAGCCGACGAGCCCACTTCAAGTTTAGATCAAGTGAATGCGGAGTTTGTGATGAAGGCCCTTAAAGAATGCGCACAAGGAAAAACTTTGATTGTTGTAAGTCACGATGAGCGCATCGAAAAGTATTTTGATCAAGTGATCGACTTTAAGGAGCTCAATCAATGA
- a CDS encoding hypothetical protein (COG4591 ABC-type transport system, involved in lipoprotein release, permease component): MKPIQLAYLNLTRRKLSTVVGILAIAIAVACSGILLRLNHLAESRFNTFGAGGDVLIGAKTGGIEMVLNALNSEGDYPQYLPVKLFESLRAGATIHFEDGASQDSRSIRSVIPFIYVGKIQENKVLATDESFLSRPRNMDSMNFLEGRWAQNSEEIVLGSLLAEKLKKKTGDSLEMAGWLGDVSSNYKKSLKVVGIFQAKNNNWDRLGYVNLATAQEVLISGDLSKVSTWGSGVLHYFLTYLHPGGLNSLKSLVNDRTVGQVVEVDAEIYRLKELVGSGKSLGLFVTVLVLLLGGLSVLAMLITRFDAMSLQMAMLRAIGYGKSEITSWLLWEGVMMGAIAVVLGMILDALCFPMIREILGSSLPSAELLQSPLFLSYPVWLAALVATTLSVVVPLVRIYKQDVHFSLRA, from the coding sequence ATGAAGCCGATTCAATTAGCCTACTTAAATCTAACACGTAGAAAACTTTCCACAGTGGTGGGGATTCTTGCGATCGCAATCGCAGTTGCATGCAGTGGAATTCTTTTAAGACTAAATCATCTGGCAGAAAGTCGTTTTAACACTTTCGGTGCGGGTGGAGACGTTTTGATCGGAGCAAAAACGGGCGGCATTGAGATGGTTCTGAATGCACTTAATAGCGAAGGCGACTATCCCCAGTATTTACCGGTGAAACTTTTTGAAAGTCTCAGGGCGGGTGCCACGATTCATTTTGAAGATGGAGCGAGTCAAGATTCAAGATCCATTCGTTCCGTCATTCCATTTATTTATGTTGGAAAAATTCAAGAGAATAAAGTTTTAGCCACCGATGAAAGTTTTTTAAGCCGTCCACGAAACATGGATTCAATGAATTTTTTAGAAGGACGTTGGGCGCAGAATTCTGAAGAAATTGTCTTAGGGTCTTTGTTGGCAGAGAAGTTAAAAAAGAAAACAGGCGATTCCCTTGAGATGGCGGGCTGGTTGGGAGATGTCTCATCAAACTATAAAAAGTCATTGAAGGTTGTTGGCATCTTTCAAGCAAAAAATAATAACTGGGATCGTTTAGGGTATGTGAATCTTGCTACCGCTCAAGAGGTGTTAATATCCGGAGACCTGTCAAAGGTGTCGACTTGGGGAAGTGGTGTGCTTCATTACTTTCTGACTTACCTTCACCCAGGGGGATTAAATTCCTTAAAGTCTTTAGTGAATGATCGCACGGTAGGTCAGGTCGTAGAAGTGGATGCCGAAATTTATCGCCTGAAAGAACTTGTGGGCAGTGGTAAAAGCTTAGGTCTTTTTGTGACAGTTCTAGTTCTACTTCTGGGCGGGCTCTCTGTTCTTGCGATGCTGATCACGCGCTTTGATGCCATGTCCTTACAGATGGCGATGTTGCGCGCGATTGGTTATGGAAAATCTGAAATCACTTCTTGGCTTTTATGGGAAGGGGTGATGATGGGGGCAATCGCTGTTGTTCTAGGGATGATCTTAGATGCTCTCTGTTTTCCGATGATCCGAGAAATTCTAGGAAGCTCTTTACCAAGTGCAGAGCTTTTGCAGAGTCCACTTTTTCTGAGCTACCCTGTATGGTTAGCAGCCCTTGTGGCAACCACACTTTCTGTGGTGGTGCCACTGGTACGCATCTATAAGCAAGATGTTCATTTTTCTTTAAGAGCTTAA
- a CDS encoding hypothetical protein (COG1816 Adenosine deaminase) translates to MSKEMHQQLTAALTTIISETNGISLADTLELLMSSDLKETSPEAAASVAEFQDLLNRFQINKVTIYTLLKHPVSAALFEFFKNFPLKYNEEHIHLTGAITADFIYPRLKKLLEGPDKEIYEEKIREVYGHDAIPIRSIEDVDKLIRLQEHEGFSQYLKILYLPKLIFVSREAHEEAAYHMAAELYEKFNVGRIRLKFSLSRSTSSSSEQIPGIDDVKSEDVVLGLYDGFKRFKDQHPEFEFILSPSFRKEANHFDSEKYPTRRSHFMAQINEIIMLIDKYPFLKKHLSDVDTVGDERELYRKEHFNEMQYGFRKLQYRGFKIRSHHGETWHTLKKGIQAVDNAMNIWHIDTLEHGISLGINPNKYFHRIYQAAKAKNLKGEPIVSKDPIYRELSELDWNHDPKIFQKLTHGEKLTAEEDILFVKAKFHTAREVEHYQHDVLNRMIQKSVTLVSLPSSNNKLTGKFEDYKDHPFSWWEKKGVHLGVGTDNYVTLNTNFIAEMLILLYTDAENLKITKLLMVVTGESRRPYISHLLWKMRKQLRKTT, encoded by the coding sequence ATGAGTAAAGAGATGCACCAGCAACTGACAGCGGCCCTGACAACGATCATAAGTGAAACCAACGGAATTTCTTTAGCAGATACTTTAGAACTTCTCATGTCCTCAGATTTGAAAGAGACTTCTCCAGAGGCTGCGGCCTCCGTGGCAGAGTTTCAAGATCTCTTGAACAGATTCCAAATTAACAAGGTCACTATCTACACTCTTTTAAAGCATCCTGTTTCGGCAGCACTATTTGAGTTCTTTAAAAACTTTCCACTAAAGTATAACGAAGAACATATTCATCTTACTGGCGCCATCACGGCAGACTTCATTTATCCTCGCCTAAAAAAACTTTTAGAGGGGCCGGATAAGGAAATCTATGAAGAGAAAATCCGTGAAGTGTATGGACACGATGCAATTCCTATTCGTTCCATCGAAGATGTGGATAAGTTGATTCGTTTGCAAGAGCATGAGGGCTTTTCTCAATACCTCAAAATTCTCTATCTTCCGAAATTGATTTTTGTTTCCCGCGAAGCCCATGAAGAAGCGGCCTACCATATGGCGGCAGAACTATATGAAAAATTTAACGTGGGTCGCATTCGCTTGAAGTTTTCACTTTCGCGCTCAACCTCAAGTAGCTCTGAGCAAATCCCTGGTATTGATGATGTAAAATCTGAAGATGTCGTTCTAGGTCTTTATGATGGCTTCAAAAGATTTAAAGATCAGCACCCAGAGTTTGAATTCATTCTCTCGCCGTCTTTTAGAAAAGAAGCCAACCACTTTGATTCTGAAAAATATCCCACTCGCCGCTCTCACTTCATGGCGCAGATCAATGAAATCATCATGCTCATTGATAAGTATCCCTTCCTTAAGAAACATCTCTCGGATGTGGATACGGTCGGGGATGAACGCGAGCTCTATCGCAAAGAGCATTTCAATGAAATGCAGTATGGCTTTAGAAAGCTGCAATACCGTGGCTTTAAAATCCGATCGCATCATGGGGAAACTTGGCACACTCTTAAAAAAGGAATACAAGCCGTTGATAATGCGATGAATATTTGGCACATCGATACACTTGAACATGGAATCAGCTTAGGTATCAATCCCAATAAGTACTTCCATCGCATCTACCAGGCAGCCAAGGCTAAAAACCTTAAAGGTGAACCCATTGTTTCTAAAGATCCGATCTATCGTGAATTGAGTGAACTGGATTGGAATCATGATCCGAAGATCTTTCAAAAACTCACTCATGGTGAAAAACTTACGGCTGAAGAAGATATTCTTTTTGTGAAAGCCAAGTTCCACACTGCTCGCGAAGTGGAACATTATCAACATGACGTTTTAAATCGCATGATTCAAAAATCAGTGACTCTAGTTTCACTGCCTTCTTCAAACAATAAACTTACTGGGAAGTTTGAAGACTATAAAGACCATCCGTTTTCTTGGTGGGAGAAAAAAGGCGTTCACCTAGGGGTTGGAACTGACAATTACGTGACTCTTAATACGAACTTCATCGCTGAGATGTTGATTTTACTTTATACGGACGCCGAGAATCTGAAAATCACAAAACTTTTAATGGTTGTGACCGGAGAGTCGCGCAGACCTTACATCAGTCATCTTCTGTGGAAAATGAGAAAGCAACTTAGAAAGACAACATAA